GCCCGCAGCCCTGCCGCACGCAGCCATCCCCATGCGCCTCGAGCCCATCCGCCCCGACCACGCCGATGCCGTCCAGCGGCTGGCCCGCGATCCCCTCGTGACGGCCACGACCAATCTTCCCGAGCCGTACCCGGAGGGCGGCGCGGCATGGTGGATCGCGGACCTGCTGCCCAGGCGCGAGGCTGGGCAGGAACACGTGTTCGCCATGCGCGTGGAGGACGGCGAGATCGCGGGCGTGGTGGGCCTGGCCGATGTGGAAGGCCCCGGTGGGTCCTCGGAGCTGGGTTACTGGGTGGGGGTGCCGCACTGGGGCCGCGGCTACGCCACCGCCGCGTGCGTCATGGCGGTGGACTTCGCCTTCGGATGGCTGAAGCTGGCCGAAGTGCACGCCTATCCGTTGCGGGAGAACGGGGCGTCGCGGCGCGTGCTGGAGAAGGCCGGCTTCCGCTTGGAGGGGATCATCCCCAACAAGTATCCCAAGTGGGCCCCCGAACGAAGCCTGGCGCACTACCGCATCACGCGGGCGGACTGGTCCTGACGGCGCTGAACGTTTCCCGGCCTGGTCTGCCCCATCCTCACGGACCTGCGAGAATGTCCCTGCTCGATCTTTTTCGCCGGAAGGACCCCACCGAGGACTGGCCCGACTGCCAGCCGGCCGCGCTGCTGTTCGACATCGGCCGGGGCGAGCTGAACGGCATTCCGCTCGGTGCGCCGATGTCCGCGCTGCGCGCCCTTGGCCGGCCGGGAAATCCCCGGCCCCAGCGCATATTCCAGTGGGACTTCGCTCCCCTGGGGCTGGAGGTGTGGCCCGACAAGCATGGCCGGATCAACTTGTTTACCTGCTACTTCCAGGCGTATCTCGGCGACACGGAGCTGGGCAGGTACCCGGACTTTCAGCCGTCCAGGCTCAGCTTCCGGTTCGCGGACGGAACGCTCTGGGAAATGACCGCCGATACGCCCCGCGCCAGGATCGAGGCGTTCCTGGGCCCCCTCACGCAAAAGGCGGAGGGCAGCGACGAATACGGGCCGCACGAGGCAACGTGCGGACGCGCCCGGATCGGCTTCGAGTTCGACGAGAACGGGCGATGGACGCTGGTGGACATCGAACCGGCCGCCGAGCCCTGACGCCCGCGTCCGGGATCAGGGCGTTCGCGCGTCGACGGCCTGCGCAGCCCCATCCAAACCCATTGCCCTCCGAGAGCGTAATCCCATGATCCGCATGGCCGGCCTTTCCGCCCTGGGCCTCATCCTGAACGCCTGCCCCTTCGGTGCCCCTGAGGAGCCGGACGGCTACGCCACGGTGACGGGGCAAGTGCAGGTGCGCACCGGCCCCAACTACAACGGCCGGGTGAGCGTGATGTGCTTCAGCGCCGGCCACCCGGAGCCCTCGTTCGGCAATAGCGCCCGCGTGGACGCACAGGCCAACTACCGCGTCGAGTTGGAGGCTCCGTTCCTGTCTCGCGGAGGGCAGGGAGAAGCGTTCCAGTTCGTTTGCAAAGCCCAGGCAGGCCCCGGCGGCGGGCCATTCGCCAGCCGCCAGGCCACCGTTCCGTTCTCGGAAACCCGCGCGAACCGGCCTGAGACGCGCATCGATCTGCGCCAGGGCGAGATGTAGCGTCACGCCGACGCCATCCAGCGGCTGGCCCGCGATCCGCTGGTGACGGCCACGACCACCCTTCCCGAGCTGCACCCCGACGGCGGCGCGGCGGGGTGGATCGCGGGCCTGCTGCCCACGCGCGTGGCCGGGCAGGAACACTTGTTCGCCGCGCGCGCGGATGACGGCGAGGTCGCGGGCGTGGTAGGGCTGGCGGACGTGCAGGGGCCCGGCGGGTCGGCGGAACTGGGCTACTCGGTGGGGGTGCTCTGTACTGGGGCCGCGGCTACGCCGCCACGGCGTGCGCCATGGCGGTGGATTTCGCCTTCGGGTAGCTGGGCCTGCCGGAGGTGAACGCCTATCCACTGCGGGAGAACGGGGCGTCACGGCGCGTGCTGGAGAAGGCCGGCTTCCGGCTGGAGAGGATCATCCCCAACAAGTACCCCAAGTGGAGCCCCGAGCACAGCCTGGCGCACTACCGCACACCTGGGCGTACATTGAACCCGCCAGCAATGGCTGACGCTCCGCGGACGTCCTCGGAACCGCAGCCGGGGATGGGAGGCATTGCGCCGTTCCAGTTGGGACAATAGTTGCACTCCTCACAGGCAGGCACTATTGTTTTACATCGTCGTACGAACTCTTGTGCGATCCATCGTTCATGAGCCCTGGGCCAAGCAGGCGGTGCGCCGTGCGGTGGCTATAACAAGCGGAGTTCTTCCCGTCGTTCACCGGGAACGATGATCAGGCTGACGCTTTCCGGCACATCTACTTGAGCGTCATGCTCAGGCGGTACCTTGGAAAAACGGTAACCACGGCGGTGACGGATGATCACGAGAGCGACAGCTTCGGCGCCGCGCACGTGATGGATCTGCACAACAACGACATCGGCCGAACGCATCGCTATGAGCAGTTCGGAATCATGGTTCCATGATCGCTGGGACTGGAAAGAGTGGGACGCGCGTCCGCGACTACATCAACTACCCGGCCGGAAACGGAGTGTATATCCCCGAGTGGAAAACCGGCCCTACGACCGAGCAGGCCTGGCAACGTGAAGCGTCGGTGCCGGATGCTCGCTACATCTACTTCAAGCCTAAGCAGGACGATGAGATATCAATCGATTGGAAGGCGCGCGGCGTTCCTGGTGGGCGTGCTGGCCGTCGCGATCTCCGGATGTGACCTCGCCGAGATCACTGGCGGATACCGCGGCCCGATGCCTGAGAAAGTGGGCCTTGTGGCAGAAGAAGTGATCGTCCGCCGCATCGAGA
This Longimicrobium sp. DNA region includes the following protein-coding sequences:
- a CDS encoding GNAT family N-acetyltransferase, whose translation is MRLEPIRPDHADAVQRLARDPLVTATTNLPEPYPEGGAAWWIADLLPRREAGQEHVFAMRVEDGEIAGVVGLADVEGPGGSSELGYWVGVPHWGRGYATAACVMAVDFAFGWLKLAEVHAYPLRENGASRRVLEKAGFRLEGIIPNKYPKWAPERSLAHYRITRADWS